A stretch of Homo sapiens chromosome 12, GRCh38.p14 Primary Assembly DNA encodes these proteins:
- the RBP5 gene encoding retinol-binding protein 5 isoform 1 (isoform 1 is encoded by transcript variant 1) produces the protein MPPNLTGYYRFVSQKNMEDYLQALNISLAVRKIALLLKPDKEIEHQGNHMTVRTLSTFRNYTVQFDVGVEFEEDLRSVDGRKCQTIVTWEEEHLVCVQKGEVPNRGWRHWLEGEMLYLELTARDAVCEQVFRKVR, from the exons ATGCCTCCCAACCTCACTGGCTACTACCGCTTTGTCTCGCAGAAGAACATGGAGGACTACCTGCAAGCCCTAA ACATCAGCTTGGCTGTGCGGAAGATCGCGCTGCTGCTGAAGCCGGACAAGGAGATCGAACACCAGGGCAACCACATGACGGTGAGGACGCTCAGCACCTTCCGAAACTACACTGTGCAGTTTGATGTGGGAGTGGAGTTTGAGGAGGACCTCAGGAGCGTGGACGGACGAAAATGCCAG ACCATAgtaacctgggaggaggagcacCTGGTGTGTGTGCAGAAAGGGGAGGTCCCCAACCGGGGCTGGAGACACTGGCTGGAGGGAGAGATGCTGTATCTG gAACTGACTGCAAGGGATGCAGTGTGCGAGCAGGTCTTCAGGAAGGTCAGATAG
- the RBP5 gene encoding retinol-binding protein 5 isoform X2: MPPNLTGYYRFVSQKNMEDYLQALNISLAVRKIALLLKPDKEIEHQGNHMTVRTLSTFRNYTVQFDVGVEFEEDLRSVDGRKCQAKSSTPMPSASIYRLPLA; this comes from the exons ATGCCTCCCAACCTCACTGGCTACTACCGCTTTGTCTCGCAGAAGAACATGGAGGACTACCTGCAAGCCCTAA ACATCAGCTTGGCTGTGCGGAAGATCGCGCTGCTGCTGAAGCCGGACAAGGAGATCGAACACCAGGGCAACCACATGACGGTGAGGACGCTCAGCACCTTCCGAAACTACACTGTGCAGTTTGATGTGGGAGTGGAGTTTGAGGAGGACCTCAGGAGCGTGGACGGACGAAAATGCCAG GCTAAATCATCTACACCCATGCCTTCTGCTTCCATCTATAGGCTGCCCTTGGCATGA
- the RBP5 gene encoding retinol-binding protein 5 isoform 2 (isoform 2 is encoded by transcript variant 2): protein MTVRTLSTFRNYTVQFDVGVEFEEDLRSVDGRKCQTIVTWEEEHLVCVQKGEVPNRGWRHWLEGEMLYLELTARDAVCEQVFRKVR from the exons ATGACGGTGAGGACGCTCAGCACCTTCCGAAACTACACTGTGCAGTTTGATGTGGGAGTGGAGTTTGAGGAGGACCTCAGGAGCGTGGACGGACGAAAATGCCAG ACCATAgtaacctgggaggaggagcacCTGGTGTGTGTGCAGAAAGGGGAGGTCCCCAACCGGGGCTGGAGACACTGGCTGGAGGGAGAGATGCTGTATCTG gAACTGACTGCAAGGGATGCAGTGTGCGAGCAGGTCTTCAGGAAGGTCAGATAG
- the RBP5 gene encoding retinol-binding protein 5 isoform X1, with product MMNQAQWILKPGTMADISLAVRKIALLLKPDKEIEHQGNHMTVRTLSTFRNYTVQFDVGVEFEEDLRSVDGRKCQTIVTWEEEHLVCVQKGEVPNRGWRHWLEGEMLYLELTARDAVCEQVFRKVR from the exons ATGATGAACCAAGCCCAGTGGATTCTGAAGCCCGGGACGATGGCAG ACATCAGCTTGGCTGTGCGGAAGATCGCGCTGCTGCTGAAGCCGGACAAGGAGATCGAACACCAGGGCAACCACATGACGGTGAGGACGCTCAGCACCTTCCGAAACTACACTGTGCAGTTTGATGTGGGAGTGGAGTTTGAGGAGGACCTCAGGAGCGTGGACGGACGAAAATGCCAG ACCATAgtaacctgggaggaggagcacCTGGTGTGTGTGCAGAAAGGGGAGGTCCCCAACCGGGGCTGGAGACACTGGCTGGAGGGAGAGATGCTGTATCTG gAACTGACTGCAAGGGATGCAGTGTGCGAGCAGGTCTTCAGGAAGGTCAGATAG